In Hyphomicrobiales bacterium, the sequence TACATGCCGGGCGACGCCGCCCAATCCGACGAAGCCCTGCTTGAGGCCGCCGCCAGGCTCGGCACCACGATCTTCCACCCCGTCGGCACGGCGAGGATGGGCCGTGACGACGATCCGGGCGCGGTGCTGGACGGGCGGCTGCGGGTACGCGGCGTCTCGGGCCTGCGCGTCATCGACGCCTCGGTGATGCCGGCCATCACCTCGGGCAACACCGCCAACCCGACGATGATGATCGCCGAGAAGGGCGTGGCGATGCTGAAGGAGGATGCGCGCGGCTGAACGGCCGAACCTGGCGTCATTGCTTCGTCGCTTCGCGCCTCGCCATGACGGCAATGCCGCGGCATCGAATTGCCGCAAATCCGGGCTTATGAATCCGGCTGCGATGTCCGACGACCTTCCGCCCTCGCCCATGCCCGAGTCCGGCCTCCTCAAGCGCGGGCTGCTGGCGGCATTGCGCGCCGTCCTCACCGTCTTCATCGTCCTCGACGAGTTGCTGCGACCGCTCTACCGGCCGCTGCTGCGCTGGCTTGCCGGCTTGCGGATCATGCACAAGCTCGAAGAAACGGTCGCCGCCCTGCCGCGTCCGCTCGTCCTGCTGGCGCTGGCGATCCCCTTCGCCATCGCCGAGCCGCTGAAGCTCTTCGGCCTGCTGCTGTTCGCGCGCGGCCAGTTCTGGGCCGG encodes:
- a CDS encoding conserved membrane hypothetical protein (Evidence 4 : Unknown function but conserved in other organisms), yielding MNPAAMSDDLPPSPMPESGLLKRGLLAALRAVLTVFIVLDELLRPLYRPLLRWLAGLRIMHKLEETVAALPRPLVLLALAIPFAIAEPLKLFGLLLFARGQFWAGLVVTAFAHLMSFVFVERVYQAGREKLLSYRWFAWIMGQVVRVRDKVLGWVRATPAYGFAMRTRDAALRWWRTMQA